A stretch of Vespa velutina chromosome 8, iVesVel2.1, whole genome shotgun sequence DNA encodes these proteins:
- the LOC124950846 gene encoding transmembrane protein 41 homolog isoform X2: MSARISTNTESRKMNEESSTKRAILTVSLVFVASLTALSYVYMSFPELAEEEKQYMKLPFHIEDAKNLGKLLGRYKDLYYFEVLAGLFVTYIFLQTFAIPGSIFLSILSGFLFPFPIALLLVCTCSAVGATLCYLLSSLLGRKLLYKYFPEKANEWTVMVAKHKDHLLNYMLFLRITPLLPNWFINLASPVIGVPIVPFTVGTFFGVAPPSFVAIQAGQTLHNLTSSSDAWSWNSMIILCIFALLSLVPVLCKQKLKEKFE, encoded by the exons ATGAGTGCACGAATTAGTACAAATActg agtcaagaaaaatgaatgaagaatCTTCAACAAAACGGGCTATATTAACAGTTAGTTTGGTATTCGTTGCATCACTAACTGCTTTGTCTTATGTCTATATGAGTTTTCCAGAATTAGCAGA ggaagaaaaacaatatatgaaattacCCTTTCATATAGAAGATGCAAAAAATCTTGGAAAATTATTAGGGAGATATAAGGATCTCTATTATTTTGAAGTACTGGCAGGACTCTTTGTTACTTATATATT TTTGCAAACATTTGCAATTCCTGGATCTATTTTCCTATCTATATTATCTGGATTCTTATTCCCTTTTCCTATAGCACTTTTACTAGTATGTACATGCAGTGCAGTGGGTGCAACGCTTTGTTATCTTCTGTCATCGTTATTAGGAAgaaagttattatataaatatttcccaGAAAAAGCTAATGAATGGACAGTGATGGTAGCTAAGCATAAAGATcatcttttaaattatatgcTATTTCTTCGAATAACACCACTCCTACCTAATTGGTTCATAAATTTAGCTAGCCCTGTAATAGGAGTCCCTATAGTACCTTTCACAGTGGGCACATTTTTTGGTGTTGCACCACCATCATTTGTTGCAATACAAGCAGGACAAACATTACATAATTTAACGTCGTCTAGTGATGCATGGTCCTGGAATagtatgattattttatgtatttttgcATTGCTTTCTTTAGTACCTGTGTTATGCAAACAAAAACTCAAAGAAAAGTTTGAATAA
- the LOC124950846 gene encoding transmembrane protein 41 homolog isoform X1, with translation MSARISTNTVESRKMNEESSTKRAILTVSLVFVASLTALSYVYMSFPELAEEEKQYMKLPFHIEDAKNLGKLLGRYKDLYYFEVLAGLFVTYIFLQTFAIPGSIFLSILSGFLFPFPIALLLVCTCSAVGATLCYLLSSLLGRKLLYKYFPEKANEWTVMVAKHKDHLLNYMLFLRITPLLPNWFINLASPVIGVPIVPFTVGTFFGVAPPSFVAIQAGQTLHNLTSSSDAWSWNSMIILCIFALLSLVPVLCKQKLKEKFE, from the exons ATGAGTGCACGAATTAGTACAAATActg tagagtcaagaaaaatgaatgaagaatCTTCAACAAAACGGGCTATATTAACAGTTAGTTTGGTATTCGTTGCATCACTAACTGCTTTGTCTTATGTCTATATGAGTTTTCCAGAATTAGCAGA ggaagaaaaacaatatatgaaattacCCTTTCATATAGAAGATGCAAAAAATCTTGGAAAATTATTAGGGAGATATAAGGATCTCTATTATTTTGAAGTACTGGCAGGACTCTTTGTTACTTATATATT TTTGCAAACATTTGCAATTCCTGGATCTATTTTCCTATCTATATTATCTGGATTCTTATTCCCTTTTCCTATAGCACTTTTACTAGTATGTACATGCAGTGCAGTGGGTGCAACGCTTTGTTATCTTCTGTCATCGTTATTAGGAAgaaagttattatataaatatttcccaGAAAAAGCTAATGAATGGACAGTGATGGTAGCTAAGCATAAAGATcatcttttaaattatatgcTATTTCTTCGAATAACACCACTCCTACCTAATTGGTTCATAAATTTAGCTAGCCCTGTAATAGGAGTCCCTATAGTACCTTTCACAGTGGGCACATTTTTTGGTGTTGCACCACCATCATTTGTTGCAATACAAGCAGGACAAACATTACATAATTTAACGTCGTCTAGTGATGCATGGTCCTGGAATagtatgattattttatgtatttttgcATTGCTTTCTTTAGTACCTGTGTTATGCAAACAAAAACTCAAAGAAAAGTTTGAATAA
- the LOC124951045 gene encoding uncharacterized protein LOC124951045 isoform X2 — MANLSAYKQQIRLIKQYALEHNISESQTTEIFNKCFQMLEIKYSKKTWSILKLLKYITTFICVLLIIFIGLYNHPFYNTMVLRNLQSSIYPGLKILRKIALPIIEKYPMLSELYDEWCLVENQFFYVSDMDCWPCSIMSSVPDLTNHNITKTFNIGIPYTKAENNVAVNMQDLFEMYWYNNNTFKEDSNKIFSNNDAYRTIHDVMDKRLDIYPSESLTTHITWRINRMKPGRIIRKLFPKPMETPNWWGQSIEKFIFIDEANSPLYSLPRPECSNVILRFTDGARLIKMMPSLECQQNCKTSTILLSNGYTLWYNWWYWRPMSLPVSNSTTISISYLTSFC, encoded by the exons atggCTAATTTAAGTGCATATAAACAACAAATACGACTTATCAAACAATATGCTCTTGAACATAATATATCAGAATCACAAACCACTGAGATATTTAACAAGTGTTTTCAAATGCTTGAgataaaatatagtaaaaaaacttggagtattttaaaattattaaaatatattacaacatttatatgtgtattattaattattttcattggcCTATATAATCATcctttttataatactatGGTATTGAGAAATCTGCAGAGTTCTATTTATCCTGGTTTAAAAATTTTGCGTAAAATAGCTTTACCAATTATTGAAAAGTATCCAATGTTGTCAg AATTATATGATGAATGGTGTTTAgttgaaaatcaatttttttatgttagcGATATGGATTGTTGGCCATGTAGTATCATGAGTTCGGTACCTGATCTAACAAACCACAATATAActaaaacatttaatattggCATTCCCTATACAAAAGCAGAAAATAATGTAGCTGTTAATATGCAAGATTTATTTGAGATGTActggtataataataatacatttaaagaagattctaataaaatattttctaataatgatGCATATCG CACCATCCATGATGTTATGGATAAAAGATTGGATATTTATCCTTCTGAGTCCCTTACGACTCATATAACATGGAGAATAAATCGTATGAAACCTGGAAGGATTATACGGAAATTGTTCCCAAAACCTATGGAAACTCCTAATTGGTGGGGTCAAAGTatagagaaatttatatttattgatgaAGCAAACTCTCCACTTTATTCATtg CCGAGACCTGAGTGCAGTAATGTTATATTAAGATTTACTGATGGAGCAAGGTTAATAAAGATGATGCCAAGCTTAGAATGTCAACAAAATTGCAAAACTTCTACAATTCTTCTTTCAAATGGATACACat tATGGTATAATTGGTGGTATTGGCGTCCAATGAGTCTACCAGTTTCTAATTCAACTACTATTTCTATAAGTTATCTTACTTCATTTTGttag
- the LOC124951045 gene encoding uncharacterized protein LOC124951045 isoform X1, whose amino-acid sequence MANLSAYKQQIRLIKQYALEHNISESQTTEIFNKCFQMLEIKYSKKTWSILKLLKYITTFICVLLIIFIGLYNHPFYNTMVLRNLQSSIYPGLKILRKIALPIIEKYPMLSELYDEWCLVENQFFYVSDMDCWPCSIMSSVPDLTNHNITKTFNIGIPYTKAENNVAVNMQDLFEMYWYNNNTFKEDSNKIFSNNDAYRTIHDVMDKRLDIYPSESLTTHITWRINRMKPGRIIRKLFPKPMETPNWWGQSIEKFIFIDEANSPLYSLPRPECSNVILRFTDGARLIKMMPSLECQQNCKTSTILLSNGYTCMFLFYIYGLFLIEGNLLIFIILLVWYNWWYWRPMSLPVSNSTTISISYLTSFC is encoded by the exons atggCTAATTTAAGTGCATATAAACAACAAATACGACTTATCAAACAATATGCTCTTGAACATAATATATCAGAATCACAAACCACTGAGATATTTAACAAGTGTTTTCAAATGCTTGAgataaaatatagtaaaaaaacttggagtattttaaaattattaaaatatattacaacatttatatgtgtattattaattattttcattggcCTATATAATCATcctttttataatactatGGTATTGAGAAATCTGCAGAGTTCTATTTATCCTGGTTTAAAAATTTTGCGTAAAATAGCTTTACCAATTATTGAAAAGTATCCAATGTTGTCAg AATTATATGATGAATGGTGTTTAgttgaaaatcaatttttttatgttagcGATATGGATTGTTGGCCATGTAGTATCATGAGTTCGGTACCTGATCTAACAAACCACAATATAActaaaacatttaatattggCATTCCCTATACAAAAGCAGAAAATAATGTAGCTGTTAATATGCAAGATTTATTTGAGATGTActggtataataataatacatttaaagaagattctaataaaatattttctaataatgatGCATATCG CACCATCCATGATGTTATGGATAAAAGATTGGATATTTATCCTTCTGAGTCCCTTACGACTCATATAACATGGAGAATAAATCGTATGAAACCTGGAAGGATTATACGGAAATTGTTCCCAAAACCTATGGAAACTCCTAATTGGTGGGGTCAAAGTatagagaaatttatatttattgatgaAGCAAACTCTCCACTTTATTCATtg CCGAGACCTGAGTGCAGTAATGTTATATTAAGATTTACTGATGGAGCAAGGTTAATAAAGATGATGCCAAGCTTAGAATGTCAACAAAATTGCAAAACTTCTACAATTCTTCTTTCAAATGGATACACatgtatgtttcttttttatatctatggtctatttttaatagaagGAAACCtactaatttttataattcttttagtATGGTATAATTGGTGGTATTGGCGTCCAATGAGTCTACCAGTTTCTAATTCAACTACTATTTCTATAAGTTATCTTACTTCATTTTGttag
- the LOC124951044 gene encoding protein DENND6A, whose amino-acid sequence MSVPSCSTYTDLHISKSKEETVYAKWERFTNWVHCICIVTFDLELGQAIEAVYPNHIQLSEQERSNVCYLAFPDSNSGCMGDTQYHVRIRQNGNMIQDTPALQEYNRRTPCFLQCDKDYYWGYVYFRQVKDKSLPRGYFQKSIVIITKLPFINLFCELCALIAPEFFDRGDAVMEAVVREIDRWPLPGPGQIVHLPLMGVLFQTYIPNQNYKAAVPCIAAMDHAPNVHATRRLILTSAYESDMFKTLASVVSHIHLLWELVLLSEPIVVMASSPTTCSEMVQALIAMITPLKYCADHRPYFTIHDSEFKEYTTDAPIPPAVILGVTNPFFAKTLQHWPHIIRISNGGTSETQKYRIKKSENLKVLDSKPGVYTQYKSFLQKDKTILKKLLRGIQTKRPGEAQTALLKRHLMELTESFMIPLERYIASLMPLQKDISPFKATPIPQLFNQDDFLATLSSLGPQLTTGIKGDWVGLYKRFFRSPNFSGWFHARYTELAQKLQVIQLEALSQADLKTWVRGKQEVEVVDMILKIRQKLEKSCINDISIDDTIRKKLQERINDITHTLPDDLQVILSHKS is encoded by the exons atgtCAGTTCCCTCTTGTTCAACATATACAGACTTACATATCTCAAAAAGTAAGGAAGAAACAGTATATGCAAAGTGGGAACGATTTACTAATTGGGTGCATTGTATATGTATCGTTACTTTTGACCTTGAATTAGGTCAAGCTATAGAG GCGGTTTATCCAAATCATATACAACTCTCTGAACAAGAAAGATCTAATGTATGTTACTTAGCATTTCCTGATTCTAATTCTGGTTGTATGGGAGATACTCAATATCATGTAAGAATAAGACAAAATGGAAATATGATTCAAGACACACCAGCTTTACAGGAATATAATAGAAGAACACCTTGTTTTCTACAATGTGATAAGGATTATTATTGGGGCTATGTATATTTTCGTCAAGTTAAAGACAAATCTTTACCAAGAggatattttcaaaaa agTATCGTCATCATCACAAAACTGccatttatcaatttattctgTGAATTGTGTGCTTTGATTGCACCAGAGTTTTTTGATCGTGGTGATGCAGTCATGGAAGCAGTTGTACGAGAGATAGATCGTTGGCCACTTCCTGGTCCTGGTCAAATTGTTCATTTACCTCTTATGGGTGTTTTATTTCAG aCATACATTccaaatcaaaattataagGCTGCTGTACCATGTATTGCAGCAATGGATCATGCACCAAACGTGCATGCAACACGAAGATTAATTTTAACTTCTGCATACGAAAGTGATATGTTCAAAACTTTAGCTAGTGTAGTGAGtcatatacatttattgtGGGAGTTAGTATTACTTAGTGAACCTATTGTAGTAATGGCTTCCTCACCAACTACATGTTCAGAGATGGTTCAAGCACTTATTGC TATGATAACACCATTGAAATACTGTGCTGATCATCGTCCATATTTTACGATTCACGATTCtgaatttaaagaatatacCACGGATGCTCCTATTCCACCTGCTGTAATACTAGGTGTCACGAATCCATTTTTTGCCAAAACTTTACAACATTGGCCTCACATCATTAGGATAAGTAATGGTGGAACTAGTG aaactcaaaaatatagaataaaaaaatcagaGAATCTCAAGGTATTAGATTCAAAACCAGGTGTTTATACACAATACAAATCTTTTctgcaaaaagataaaacaatattaaaaaagctTTTGAGAGGTATTCAAACAAAAAGACCGGGTGAAGCACAAACAGCTCTTTTGAAACGTCACTTAATGGAATTGACTGAAAGTTTTATGATTCCTTTAGAAAGATATATTGCAAGTCTTATGCCTTTACAAAAGGACATATCACCCttcaaa GCGACTCCAATACCACAATTATTTAATCAGGATGACTTTTTAGCTACGTTAAGTAGTTTGGGACCTCAATTAACTACAGGTATAAAAGGAGATTGGGTGGGATTATACAAACGATTTTTTAGATCACCTAATTTTTCGGGTTGGTTTCATGCCAGATATACAGAACTAGCTCAAAAATTACAAGTGATACAATTGGAAGCATTATCGCAAGct GACTTAAAAACATGGGTACGAGGAAAGCAAGAAGTAGAAGTTGTGGATATGATCCTTAAAATTCGACAAAAATTGGAGAAAAGttgtattaatgatatatccaTTGATGATACAATCAGAAAAAAACttcaagaaagaataaatgacaTTACGCATACATTGCCAGATGATTTACAAGTTATTTTAAGCCACAAGTCTTGA